The sequence TGCACGCCAAAATTCGATGAACGCGTGATTTTCACCAGCATGAGATCGAAGAAACGCGTTTATTGTTCGAAGCCAGGCGTACCGATAGCTGTGATAGCGCATGCGTGAGCTCACTATTGATTACCCTGCTTAAAAATCGAAACGAACTGTCTTAATAGTTATCTTTCACATAGACCCCTACGCGTGCCGAATTGAGTGGTTCGCCTAGGGTGTGAGCATGCACAGATAGGGCTTCGCGCCTCTTTCTTTTCCACCGTCGTGTGCCTTTCCTGTTGTTCATCGACGTTTGAGGTGTCTATGGAGTTCTTTGCTATGTCCATGCTGACAAACACGCCCTGTTTGTTTATTGTAAATATCTACCAATTAGCCCAGCTTTCTCTCTGATTATGAGCGCATCCATATTCATTTCGGCTTTGTGTTCAGCGTCAATATTATTTTTTCAATCGTACATTTCAGTAGAATGATTACAGATGAAGCTTTTTTTCTATGTTCAATTAGTTACTAAAAATAAGTTCAAGGAATACCTGGAATTAGAAATAACCCTAAAATTTGACAGTACTCTCATTGTTTGGTCTtcaaagactgaaaaaaaaacaacaagacgCTGACATATAACATCCTTAGGAATATGTTTTTACAGGTCTCTTTCCAAAAGGAAGTTTTCAACCGTACACAGTTTTCGAATGCCTTGGGCTAGCTATAGGGTTCGTGCCATTGCGCTACGCATGACATggtactttgttttttttttcagtcacgtTCTTTAAGGAGGCATTGTGTGCTTAATGTGTTATTCTCTGGATTCGGTCAAAAACCTGTCAGCGCTTCATGTTCTATACAGTGAGATTTTATTATACTATTTAACTGATTGATacttggggtttaacatcccaaaacaccaTGTAactatgaaagatgccgtagtggaggcctttGCAAGTTTctaccacctaaggttctttaacgtgcacccaaatctgagcacacgagcctacagcatttccgcctcaatcgaaaatgcagccgccgcagttgggattcgatcccgcaacctgcgggtcagcagtcgagtaccatagccactagaacacGGCGGCGGGGCTTTATACACTCTGAGGAAACATCCCACATTTCAACACTTCGCCAGATATTCAACTCTAGTATGAGTTTGTGAAATGAGGTGTACGTTTTCCAGGTTTCCTGTCGCTTTACTAGCAAGGAATCAACTATTATCTTCATAAATGCGAAACAGTGTGAAAAACAAGCGCACAGAAACAAACAGAAACAAGCTATAAGATATCTGCACCGTTAAGTGTATGCAATGTATGAGTGAGGCGCACGCGCTTTTTCCATCCCCCTACACTTTCCTGTCATGTGTAAAAGCCTATTTATTTGTGCTTGCCAAAAATAAACGTATTATTTAATAGTCGGTGCTTGTTCCCATTTGCTTCTTTTCGTGTCCTCGTTTTTCGCGTTGTTTCGTATGAACAAAGCCTTACCAACAAGCTCGAACTCCTACACTCTTGAACTATTATCTGTTGTTAACTGTCTGTTATGTGCGGGTATCTGTCGATAAGTGTTTAACAAATTATTAGAGCAAACGTAGTTGCCTCTGAAAAGGTTCCGCAAACACTAAACAGCTCTATAGTTTCCGGTTCTCGTCATGCACAAACTGATTTACAATGCTGGCGTGTTCTTGAACATTCCAAGCTCAATGTTAGGGTAGCACAGATGGCTCTGGAAGGGAGTACTAACGTGCTGCATGTGTGAGTCATCCACACAAGTGCTTTATGACGTCAGCTCAGTAAATCTGCGTCAGCTAAACTGGAACGTAAGTTAAAATGTTGAAAACGTTCAAATAGCAGGGTGCAAACTTAGAACCTGTAGCAAGGAATCCTTGAGCCCTGACGAATTTTCCGCGCACTTATTCAAAATCTACATTCCAAATTGAATCTCGGACAGCTTAGCTTCTTGTACTCGACGGCCTCAAAGAGTGTATATGTAACACAATTATCCATTAGAGGCAGCCATTTCGAACTCATTTCTTTACTTTTTGCTTTAACACGGCAGCCATTCACATCACCACAACATAATGACATTCCTCTACGCCAAACACTATAAAGGCTCAGGAGCCATATAGCCGTATATACTCGGTGCCAACTATATTGACATTGAAGCGAAGGCTTCCGCATATACGCATCGCTCCGCAAGTATTACGGTTGTTTATGGCTGATATCAGATTGACTTACTGGCATCAATAACACCTTTCGGAAATTgcatactgaaaaaaaatgtgcacagGAAAATGTCTCAAGATTGTTCAGTGTACATCTTAGGGTCCCATTTCGAGTGCATTTTGCTTGGAGATCTAAAAGCGCGTATGCGGCTGCACACTTACTCACCACGTAATTTTGGTTTACTTTGTGAAACCAGCTAGCTGAAAAGGTGTTGTTGTTAAAGaacagagaagaagaagagggtATTTTTACAAACTGGACAATATTGTATTTTACCTACGACTTCGTGCAGCTGGATTTTGAGTTATACTATAGATAAGGCAGCACTTATTACAGCaaggtgaatgaaaaaaattgcgcGCTACCAGGCATGCCCTCTTGTTGCTTAGCTTCTACCCTGCTGCCGAataaagttgtcgccgagtatatatTCCATGTGTGTCTGCTGTATCCATTCTTTTTTGCATAGACTGTGAAGATTGTGTGCTTCGGAGCAAGCGTGTTCTGACAAATTTGTAGAGATGCATGGCATTTTCCCCACAACGCTGACGTTGTTATCAATGGGCGTCGCTCTTGTATGTTCATTCCAAATGGTAATAAAACGCTAGTCAATCTGCGCCATTAAATTTTTCTTTTGCTGCAAAGCCATCGAACTACCTCCATCGTTCGGACAGACCTGAATGATGACACATGCATAATATCGCTTATTAGGCAACTTTGTGTACATAACACGACAGTTTTGTACGCGCTTGTCATTGAAGAGGCTATAGAAAAGAGGGTAATAAAACGCACAACAGTTTATGTTTTGTCGTTGCTATTATGCACTGCGCAGTGTAGTTTTTGGAGTCCCACAAATATATTTTAATTAATGTATCCTCTCACTGTAAGCTGCAACTGTTTAATCATCTGCATGCCTTTTTATGCATACAGTCTGAAATTGCAATTAATTCCTAACGCACTGTAAAACATGCGCATCCTTACGCAAAACTTTGGACTCAGCCTCATCTATTGTGCTACTTGCGTGGTAAATTTAAAAGCTACAATGCAGACCATAGAGTTGTGAATTCGTGCCCGTAGTATCAAAGTGGAGGTATCAAAGTGTTGAATTGGGTGTGTACTGTAACGATGGTGTTTTATCTCTTTTGTGAATACTTTTTTATGTTAAAACAATTGTGTGAATTAACTGTGCAGTAGCGCCAGCTGTTGAATCCTATAGCTAAACCTAACACGTACTATTTTCTGCCGTTCTGTTGCACCACATTTGCATTTCCTTGTACTCCAGTTACTTTGTCATCTATATTAAGAGGGCTCGAGCCCAGCACACCCTTACTGGCTTGTTTGTTTTTGCAGAGATATCTCGCGAAGCGGAACATTCCAAAAGAACGCATTGACCAGGTACTGAGGAAGATGTGCCACTCCGGTCAGTACCATTACACCGAGAACAACTGCCAGAAATGGGCCCGAGACCTCCTGCATGAACTCGACATTGAAATGCCCTCTGATGAAGTCGACGCCCGTACTGTTGTGACCAACTACATACAGCCTGCAGCCATAGTTGGTGCCGTGGCATTGGGCGCCGGTCTGCTCGGCGCGCTCATCTTCAGTGGCGGTGCCCGTCGGAACAGACGCGATTAGACGGAACACTACTTAGCATCGGTTCTCTGCAAAAACATTGTTTTGAAAGTTAGGGTGCTAAATTATTTTTCTAGGGCAGTTTTGCCAATTTTCTTGTCATTGCAATCCGTGTTCGAATAACTCCAAAAACTGGTCAGGAGAGACATGGAAGCTTGAATACCAGTTGCTCTATTGTGCAGTGGAGTGTGACGATCTTCCTCTCGGTGCTGTTTGATTCTCAGAAGCTGCATTCATCTCGGCAACACTCTGGTGCGGGTTTCTCCGTGGACTGCGCAAATATTCCAGAAGGCTCGTGTGTTTGAACCCTGTACCAGTACTCTACATTGCTTGCGGCGTGCCCAGAGAAGCGATTAAAAAAATTTACGAAGCAGCTGCGTACAACTCCACTGAAGACGTAATAAATTTGAAAGTGGGTACTGGGTCTTGAGACGCATGTCACATCTAGTACTGCGGTCAGTGATGATTTCTGTCAAACTATTTCGGCATGACCATGATATATCTGCCTGTCTATTGTTTTTCTTCAAACCCATTCAGTCGACTGCAGAAATGTGGCGCTACTCCTCATGTGAACGCCCCCGCAGGGGTGCCtacgcaagtaggcgtttggtgtgtatcgacaccacggacccgagctaacgggggagtttcggctccctcccacgcctagccgtgcgtggctttgccgtgtccggggaaaaggggatcctgggggttgagccgacgccgggtgattggacctttaaggccccccggcggaggcaacacacccctttggtcccggcttcacgtagacggcaccgcTGGGCTGACCCACCCCAGGGGatatcggcagtcgccttttcctatctctctctacctacatcttcgtctttatctctcactttttatcggtcctgtcgtcttctcttttccgtttacttccaaattttctggcggcgaggattaaccctgtgtagttacccaaccttgggtagttatattcggttatagcggcgatgcatggctggcgtctccaagtgttcactattcaaccttgtagcgtccccttgtcgGGCTTGGTgatgggtggccaccatcgccgccgaatttAAAATGCTTCATATGGAAAACACTTTTCCCgcactccctgatcgccgcctGAAAAGCTGGTGCACGGATGACAGCTTCTTTACTGCACAGCCAAAACAGACCTTTcccaagtaccatgtaatccacagtcaaaatgaaaataaaacagtTCAATTTATTTCACCAGTTATTGTCTCGAAAACGCTCACAGATGCAATTGTCCCTGGCTATAAAGTCACTAAGATGGGGAATGGCGATCTCCTTCTAGAAGTTCGCGACAAGGCTCAGTACGACAAGCTCAAAAAACTCTTATCATTTGATAACGTCCCAGTATCAGTGGGCCCACATAACTCAATGAACACAGTGCGTCGTGTCATATCTGGTGATGACCTCCTCAAGCTGTCTGAAAGCGAATTGCTCGAAGGCGGGCAAGAAGAAAATGTCGTGAAAGTACAAAGAATAACAGTCAGGCGAGATGATAAACAGACCCCAACAAAGCACATTATAGTTACCTTCGGTACAAGCAACCTTCCCGACTCCATTGAAACTGGTTACTGCAAGCTTTGTGTCAAATCTTGTATATCGAATTCTCGCCGATATTTGTGTTAGCGCTTCGGACACGGATCCCAAACGTGCAGAGGGTGCGCAAGGTGCGCGAAGTGTGCATCTTGTGAACATGTATCCGAAAACTGCACTTCAAAAGCCTGTTGcgctaactgtgaaggagatcatgcTGCCTACTCCCGATCATGCCTCGCATGGAAAAAAGATAAACAAATATTAGAACATAAGGTCAAGTTCAACCTGTCATTTGAAGAGGCACGTGAACGTTTTTCTATACACAATCATTCTGAACCTTCCTTCGCTGACGTGGCGCGTCGAGGCGCCGCGCCACGTCTTTCGGCACCCATGAGATTCACACCAAATGTGACTGTGGTTGTGCCAGAAGCGCCTCCAGCTGGAGCATCCTGTACTGCTCCACCCCCTGTTCAAAAGGGCcagcagacttcagagtctgCTGGACCACGGACTACTGCAAGTTCAGTCAGGTCTGAAACTGCCATAAACGTGCCTGCCAAGCAGGCACCATCCGTCACCTCagaagaggtgatggacacaagccaTACTCTTCCGTCGCCGCAGACGCGTAAAGAAaggcgcagctctttggagcaaagcaagaaagagaaaccCCGTATTACAGGGCCCACAACAGGCCCTGTAACTTAAGGCAACGTTTCTTTACACACAGCACTTAACTACATtaaaaatggagacacaaattttacagtggaatgtcagaggactcctgagaaaccttgacgatgttcaagaacttttacataaacagtcACCAAATGTGCTGTGTCTACaaaaaacacacctaaaacccacGATCACTAATTTTCTACACCAGTAtatcatttttcgaaaggacaggaatgaatccgtcacgtcatctggtggtgtggccattatagtcaatcaagggatcgcatgtactcatctaccactcgaaacatctcttgaagcagtggctattcGTGTAGTTCTCCTGAagaaactcgtcaccatctgctctgtcTACATACCTTCACCATACTATCTTGAAGAACGTGAATTCCAGTCCCTAATAaataaacttccagaaccttatatcctccttcgagatttcaatgcacatagtaatctatggggtgactctcgtggcgatgctcgaggtcgcctgattgaacagttccgtTTTTCTTCTGTAGCGTGCCTTTTAAACCGGAAAGAGCCCACATAATACTGCCTCGCCAGCAATACCTACTCGTCAATACAACTCAGTATTGTCTTACCATCCCTCCTTCCTTTACTGATATGAAATGTCATCAATCATTCttatggaagtgaccacttttCCGTAACGCTAAGCACACCCATATCAAATGAATATCACCCACAGGTCCCCAAATGGATCACTcacaaagctgattgggaacagttCTCGCAGATTACTCACTTGGGTTACTGACCTATCTGGTTTAAAcatagatgcagctgtacaaCACTTTGCTGCTTTTCTGACCGACGCTGCGATGAAATGCTTTCCACAAACTTCAGGACTGCCTCGCAGGCGACGTGTCctatggtggaacactgagtgtcgcaGTGCACGCAAACAACAAAACGAAGCGTGGAGATTGCTACGGGACTCGCCGACAGCAGAGAATCTTGAAAGTTTTAAGAAAATCAAgtcccaaggcaggagaacgcgccggcaagctaggagagaaagctggcataagtttctatcaggcatcacttcatatacacaagaaactatagtctggaacatggttcgcaaGGTAGAAGGACGACACGCATCTTCACTACCTCTCGTAGACACACAAGAGGACATCTTGAAAGACCAGGCGAACTTTCTTGGTGCTCACTTCGAAGAGGTGTCCAGTTCGTCACATTACACTGCAGCTTTTCAgcgacacaaaagaaaaatggaaaaagaGAAACTACAGCGAAAAGTCTCTAAACATGAGTCGTACAACAGCCCTTTCAGTTTGGTCGAGTTACAAGCGTCACTACATGTTTGCAATAAATCAGCTCCAGGTTCGGACCGTATAGTATACGAAATAATAAAACAACTGCcttctgaaacacaaaaaaacccTGCTTTCCCTGTATCACTCTATCTGGTTTTCCGATGAAGTCCCCTctgcctggaaagaagccatta is a genomic window of Rhipicephalus microplus isolate Deutch F79 unplaced genomic scaffold, USDA_Rmic scaffold_23, whole genome shotgun sequence containing:
- the LOC119169493 gene encoding uncharacterized protein LOC119169493 isoform X2, with protein sequence MSGCLYSDWCEVYLSSRPLQQSSSINGAVNVFSLLTSSSQSASGNSWAMHWLLVFDYGEDEVLICDADNHEGDLTGRTYWKKRAALENYGKKRYLAKRNIPKERIDQVLRKMCHSGQYHYTENNCQKWARDLLHELDIEMPSDEVDARTVVTNYIQPAAIVGAVALGAGLLGALIFSGGARRNRRD